Proteins co-encoded in one Acidovorax sp. 69 genomic window:
- the carA gene encoding glutamine-hydrolyzing carbamoyl-phosphate synthase small subunit, giving the protein MLLSLQGNFPPAILALADGTVFIGNSIGATGTTVGEVVFNTAITGYQEILTDPSYCQQIVTLTYPHIGNYGVNADDIEADKIHAAGLIIKDLPLLASNFRLTETLSQYLVREKTVAIANIDTRKLTRLLRTQGAQNGVIVGLAAGQVVTQGLVDEAIAKAKAAPNMAGLDLAKVVTTASSYEWTQTEWKLGSGYGELAAPRFHVVAYDFGVKKNILRMLAERGCKVTVVPAQTPAAEVLAMKPDGVFLSNGPGDPAPCDYAIAATQQIIDSGVPTFGICLGHQIMALASGAKTFKMDNSHHGANHPVKDLDNGRVSITSQNHGFAVEMDSLPATLRPTHISLFDGTLQGLARTDKPAFCFQGHPEASPGPHDIAYLFDRFTALMEKK; this is encoded by the coding sequence GTGCTTTTGTCTCTACAGGGAAATTTCCCGCCCGCCATCCTGGCGCTCGCAGACGGCACGGTCTTTATCGGTAATTCGATTGGTGCTACCGGCACCACGGTCGGCGAAGTGGTGTTCAACACCGCCATCACCGGCTACCAGGAAATCCTCACCGACCCCAGCTATTGCCAGCAGATCGTGACGCTCACGTATCCGCACATCGGCAACTACGGCGTCAATGCGGATGACATCGAAGCCGACAAGATCCATGCCGCCGGCCTGATCATCAAAGATCTGCCTCTTTTGGCCAGCAACTTCCGTCTGACGGAAACACTTTCGCAGTACCTCGTGCGCGAAAAGACCGTTGCCATTGCCAACATCGATACCCGCAAACTGACCCGCCTGCTGCGCACCCAAGGTGCCCAGAATGGCGTCATCGTGGGCCTGGCCGCAGGGCAGGTTGTCACGCAGGGGCTCGTCGATGAAGCCATCGCCAAGGCCAAGGCCGCCCCCAACATGGCGGGGCTGGATCTGGCCAAGGTCGTGACCACGGCGTCAAGCTACGAGTGGACGCAGACCGAGTGGAAGTTGGGCTCGGGCTACGGTGAGCTGGCTGCGCCCAGGTTCCATGTGGTGGCCTACGACTTTGGCGTGAAGAAGAACATTCTGCGCATGCTGGCCGAGCGTGGCTGCAAGGTCACCGTGGTGCCCGCGCAGACGCCTGCGGCCGAGGTGTTGGCCATGAAGCCCGATGGAGTCTTCCTGTCGAACGGCCCCGGTGACCCGGCGCCCTGCGACTACGCCATCGCGGCCACGCAGCAGATCATCGACAGCGGCGTACCCACATTCGGTATTTGCCTGGGTCATCAGATTATGGCTCTGGCATCGGGCGCCAAGACCTTCAAGATGGACAACAGCCACCACGGCGCCAACCATCCGGTCAAAGACCTGGACAACGGCCGCGTCAGCATTACCAGCCAGAACCATGGTTTTGCCGTCGAGATGGATTCGTTGCCTGCCACGCTGCGCCCCACGCACATCAGCCTGTTTGATGGCACGCTGCAGGGCCTTGCGCGCACCGACAAGCCCGCATTCTGCTTCCAGGGCCACCCCGAGGCATCGCCCGGCCCGCACGATATCGCCTACCTGTTTGACCGCTTTACCGCGCTGATGGAGAAGAAGTAA
- a CDS encoding RNA methyltransferase, which yields MTSSSVIAIHSRDNTFVKDLRRLAQDTTAYRKQGRVWLEGDHLCRAALARGLRAAVAVFSESFWPQAQFEYAQDAMKTIVLADALFADISGLESPARMGFILDLPTPPALRPEAATVVLDRVQDAGNVGSILRSASAFGFRQVVAIKGSAALWSPKVLRAGMGAHFALDLIEGVGLEDIVALEVPLLVTSSHAGDYLHRAALPWPCAWVMGHEGQGVSPSLEDRAAVRIRIAQPGGEESLNVAAAAAICLHASGAAR from the coding sequence ATGACCTCGTCGTCCGTGATTGCCATCCATTCCCGGGACAACACCTTCGTCAAGGATCTGCGCCGACTGGCCCAGGACACCACGGCCTACCGCAAGCAGGGCCGTGTATGGCTGGAGGGTGATCACCTGTGCCGTGCCGCGCTGGCCAGGGGGTTGCGCGCGGCGGTGGCGGTGTTTTCGGAGTCTTTTTGGCCTCAAGCGCAGTTTGAATATGCGCAGGATGCTATGAAAACAATAGTTCTTGCCGATGCACTGTTTGCCGACATCAGCGGGCTGGAGTCTCCTGCTCGCATGGGTTTCATCCTGGATCTGCCGACGCCACCTGCCCTGCGTCCCGAGGCTGCGACCGTGGTGTTGGACAGGGTGCAGGATGCCGGCAATGTGGGTTCTATCCTGCGCAGCGCCTCGGCATTCGGGTTTCGGCAGGTCGTCGCCATCAAGGGCAGTGCCGCACTGTGGTCGCCCAAGGTCTTGCGGGCCGGGATGGGGGCGCATTTTGCGCTGGATCTGATAGAGGGTGTCGGGTTGGAGGACATAGTGGCGTTGGAGGTGCCCCTGCTGGTCACCAGCTCACACGCTGGTGACTATCTGCATCGCGCGGCCTTGCCCTGGCCCTGTGCCTGGGTAATGGGGCATGAAGGGCAGGGCGTTTCGCCCTCCCTGGAAGATCGTGCCGCCGTGCGCATTCGCATTGCCCAGCCTGGTGGCGAAGAGTCGCTGAACGTGGCGGCTGCAGCGGCCATTTGCCTGCACGCCAGTGGTGCCGCCCGTTGA
- the rnhB gene encoding ribonuclease HII — protein sequence MRSRKSSLPLPEQVCLPWHPPGLVAGVDEAGRGPLAGPVVAAAVILDDLNPIAGLADSKKLTPARREKLYDEIRAKALCCSIAEASVEEIDRLNILQATMLAMRRAVMGLRLKPVMVLVDGNRLPLLDVPAEAIVKGDALVPAISAASILAKVYRDRWCVQVHEEFPQYGFAGHKGYGTAVHMDALREHGACIHHRRSFAPVAQSLLAQGDYP from the coding sequence ATGCGATCCAGAAAATCCTCTCTGCCACTGCCTGAGCAGGTCTGTCTGCCGTGGCATCCGCCTGGCTTGGTCGCTGGTGTGGACGAGGCCGGCCGGGGGCCCTTGGCGGGGCCGGTGGTGGCTGCCGCCGTCATTCTGGATGACCTGAATCCAATCGCTGGACTGGCCGACTCCAAAAAGCTCACTCCGGCGCGGCGCGAGAAGCTCTATGACGAAATTCGCGCCAAGGCGCTGTGCTGCAGCATCGCCGAAGCCAGCGTGGAGGAGATCGACCGACTCAATATCCTGCAGGCCACGATGCTGGCCATGCGCCGCGCGGTGATGGGTCTGCGGCTCAAGCCTGTCATGGTGCTGGTGGATGGCAACCGCCTGCCCTTGCTGGACGTGCCGGCCGAAGCCATCGTCAAGGGGGATGCGCTGGTGCCTGCCATCTCGGCAGCTTCCATTCTTGCCAAGGTGTACCGCGACCGCTGGTGTGTTCAGGTCCACGAGGAGTTTCCACAGTATGGCTTCGCGGGGCACAAGGGCTATGGCACGGCTGTGCACATGGACGCCTTGCGTGAACATGGCGCCTGCATCCATCACAGACGCTCGTTCGCCCCGGTGGCCCAGAGCCTGCTCGCCCAAGGAGACTACCCATGA
- the lpxB gene encoding lipid-A-disaccharide synthase, which yields MNASPRVAMVAGETSGDLLAGLLIDGMQAHWPGLQSCGIGGPQMERRGFEAWWPSEKLAVHGYSMEVLRRLRELLGIRKQLRERLIKDRPDVFIGVDAPDFNLGLESDLRTAGIKTVHFVCPSIWAWRADRVEKIRRSADHVLCIFPFEPELLAQHGIAATYVGHPLAGVIPMVPDRSSARAQLGLRDSDEVLAILPGSRSSEIQYIAQPFFEAAALVLKARPAIKIVVPAVPALRDRIVQMAYACGLGDAVQIIAGQSHAVLAACDATLIASGTATLEAALFKRPMVIGYHMHPLSWWLMRRKQLQPWVGLPNILCREFVVPELIQDAATPQALCAATLEWLDARRHNPQKIAALEQRFTALHESLLRNTPQLAADAIQKILSATA from the coding sequence ATGAATGCATCCCCCCGCGTTGCCATGGTGGCAGGCGAGACTTCGGGCGACCTGCTGGCTGGCCTGTTGATCGATGGCATGCAGGCCCATTGGCCGGGGTTGCAGTCCTGCGGTATTGGTGGCCCGCAGATGGAGCGGCGTGGTTTTGAGGCTTGGTGGCCCAGTGAGAAACTGGCTGTGCACGGTTACAGCATGGAAGTGCTGCGCCGGCTGCGTGAGTTGCTGGGTATCCGCAAACAACTGCGCGAACGCTTGATCAAGGATCGCCCCGATGTCTTCATTGGCGTGGACGCTCCTGATTTCAATCTGGGGCTGGAGTCCGATTTGCGCACGGCCGGTATCAAAACAGTGCATTTCGTGTGCCCCTCCATTTGGGCTTGGCGGGCTGATCGCGTAGAGAAGATCCGCCGCAGTGCAGACCATGTGTTGTGCATCTTTCCATTCGAGCCCGAGCTATTGGCCCAGCACGGTATCGCCGCCACCTATGTAGGCCACCCTTTGGCGGGCGTGATCCCCATGGTGCCCGACCGTTCCTCGGCCAGGGCCCAACTTGGACTGCGGGACTCCGATGAGGTTCTCGCCATCCTTCCGGGCAGCCGGTCGTCAGAGATTCAGTACATTGCGCAACCCTTCTTTGAGGCTGCAGCGTTAGTGCTTAAAGCGCGACCAGCTATCAAAATAGTAGTTCCTGCTGTGCCTGCCTTGCGTGACCGCATCGTGCAAATGGCCTACGCCTGTGGTTTGGGCGATGCGGTTCAGATCATTGCGGGGCAGTCCCACGCCGTGTTGGCTGCCTGTGATGCCACGCTGATTGCCAGTGGCACTGCCACCCTCGAAGCGGCGCTCTTCAAGCGCCCCATGGTCATTGGGTACCACATGCACCCTTTGAGCTGGTGGCTCATGCGACGCAAGCAGTTGCAACCCTGGGTGGGGTTGCCCAACATTTTGTGCCGTGAGTTCGTGGTGCCCGAGTTAATTCAGGACGCAGCCACACCGCAGGCGCTTTGTGCTGCCACATTGGAGTGGCTGGACGCGCGGCGCCACAATCCGCAAAAAATAGCGGCCTTGGAGCAACGCTTTACGGCGCTGCACGAAAGCCTGCTGCGAAATACTCCCCAACTGGCTGCCGATGCGATCCAGAAAATCCTCTCTGCCACTGCCTGA
- the lpxA gene encoding acyl-ACP--UDP-N-acetylglucosamine O-acyltransferase: MSNIHPTAIVEAGARIDPSVTVGPYTVIGPHVSIGAGTTVGAHCVIEGRTTIGADNRVFQFVSLGAAPQDKKYAGEPTQLVIGDRNTIREFCTFNLGTTQDRGVTTIGDDNWIMAYVHIAHDCVVGNQTILANNATLAGHVQVADQAIIGGLTGIHQFVKVGAHVMAGFASHISQDVPPFMMVDGNPLAVRGLNLEGLRRRGFSTARVAGIKQMHRVLYRQGLTLEAARAAMAELPATYPEAAADIALVLAFLDTSTRGIAR, from the coding sequence GTGAGCAACATTCATCCCACTGCCATCGTTGAGGCGGGCGCCCGCATTGATCCTTCCGTGACGGTGGGGCCCTACACCGTGATCGGTCCGCATGTGTCGATCGGGGCGGGCACCACTGTGGGTGCCCATTGTGTGATCGAGGGACGTACGACCATTGGCGCGGACAACCGCGTTTTCCAGTTCGTCTCGCTCGGTGCAGCCCCGCAAGACAAGAAGTACGCGGGTGAGCCGACGCAATTGGTCATCGGCGACCGCAACACCATCCGGGAGTTCTGCACCTTTAACCTGGGGACCACCCAGGATCGGGGGGTGACGACCATCGGAGACGACAACTGGATCATGGCCTACGTGCACATTGCGCACGATTGTGTGGTGGGCAACCAGACCATTTTGGCCAACAACGCAACCCTGGCCGGGCATGTACAGGTGGCGGACCAGGCCATCATCGGCGGGCTGACCGGCATTCACCAGTTTGTGAAAGTGGGAGCCCATGTGATGGCCGGGTTTGCCAGCCACATCTCGCAAGATGTACCACCGTTCATGATGGTGGATGGCAACCCGCTGGCAGTGCGGGGCCTGAATCTGGAGGGCCTGCGCCGCCGGGGCTTTTCGACCGCGCGGGTGGCGGGCATCAAGCAGATGCACCGCGTGTTGTATCGCCAGGGGCTGACCCTGGAGGCCGCACGCGCCGCTATGGCGGAGTTGCCCGCCACTTATCCCGAGGCAGCTGCCGACATCGCTTTGGTGTTGGCCTTCCTTGATACCTCCACGCGCGGCATTGCGCGCTGA
- the fabZ gene encoding 3-hydroxyacyl-ACP dehydratase FabZ, translated as MMDIHAILKQLPHRYPFLLVDKVIELESNTRIKAIKNVTFNEPYFMGHFPGRPVMPGVLILEALAQAAGLLAFDAMGKVPDENNIYYFVGIDGARFKRPVEPGDQLILTITIDRVRGGIWKFKGVASVGDEVACEAELMCTMRSVG; from the coding sequence ATGATGGATATTCACGCAATTCTCAAACAACTGCCCCACCGCTACCCGTTTTTGCTGGTGGACAAGGTGATCGAGTTGGAGAGCAACACCCGCATCAAGGCCATCAAGAACGTCACGTTCAATGAGCCGTATTTCATGGGGCATTTTCCTGGCCGCCCCGTGATGCCCGGGGTATTGATTCTGGAAGCGCTGGCGCAGGCGGCTGGTTTGTTGGCTTTTGATGCCATGGGCAAGGTGCCCGATGAAAACAACATCTACTACTTTGTTGGCATCGACGGCGCGCGTTTCAAGCGCCCGGTGGAGCCGGGCGACCAGTTGATTCTGACCATCACCATCGACCGCGTGCGTGGTGGCATCTGGAAGTTCAAGGGCGTTGCCAGCGTGGGCGACGAGGTGGCTTGCGAAGCCGAACTGATGTGCACCATGCGCAGCGTGGGCTGA
- the lpxD gene encoding UDP-3-O-(3-hydroxymyristoyl)glucosamine N-acyltransferase, translated as MSLLLGHIVDALGGSLEGGARETAIARIAPLEVAGPGDLSFLSNPRYQQQLAASRAACVIVAPAMREVALVRGACIVADNPYVYFARATQLWRQRNASALPPGVHASAVVDPTAQVHPTATIGPLCVVERGAHVGAGTWLKSRVTVGEDCHIGARCIVHSGVVIGADGFGFAPEKGQWVKIEQLGAVRIGDDVEIGANTCIDRGALQDTVIEDGVKLDNLIQIGHNVRIGKHSAMAGCVGVAGSATIGAHCTVGGGAIVLGHLELADNVHISAATVVTRSLTRPGQYTGMFPIDDNARWEKNAATLKQLHSLRERIKALEQALKAA; from the coding sequence GTGAGCTTGTTGCTTGGGCACATTGTTGATGCGCTCGGTGGTTCGTTGGAAGGGGGGGCGCGTGAAACCGCCATTGCCCGCATCGCGCCACTGGAGGTTGCGGGCCCAGGAGACCTCAGTTTCCTGAGCAACCCTCGCTACCAACAGCAACTGGCCGCCTCCCGGGCGGCCTGTGTCATTGTGGCGCCTGCCATGCGTGAAGTCGCGCTGGTGCGGGGCGCCTGCATCGTGGCGGACAACCCCTATGTCTACTTTGCGCGCGCCACCCAGTTGTGGCGGCAGCGCAATGCGTCTGCGCTACCGCCCGGTGTGCACGCCAGTGCGGTGGTCGATCCCACGGCGCAGGTGCATCCCACCGCAACCATTGGCCCGCTCTGCGTGGTCGAGCGCGGGGCGCATGTCGGTGCTGGTACTTGGCTCAAATCGCGGGTCACTGTGGGTGAGGACTGCCATATTGGTGCGCGTTGCATTGTGCATTCGGGCGTGGTGATCGGGGCTGACGGCTTTGGTTTTGCGCCCGAGAAAGGCCAGTGGGTCAAGATCGAGCAACTGGGCGCTGTACGCATTGGTGACGATGTCGAGATTGGTGCCAACACCTGCATCGACCGCGGTGCGTTGCAGGACACCGTGATCGAAGATGGTGTCAAGCTCGACAACCTGATCCAAATTGGGCATAACGTGCGGATCGGCAAACATTCGGCCATGGCCGGGTGTGTGGGTGTGGCCGGCAGTGCAACGATTGGCGCGCATTGCACCGTTGGCGGCGGCGCTATCGTGCTGGGCCATCTGGAGTTGGCCGACAACGTACATATCTCTGCGGCAACCGTCGTCACGCGATCGCTGACCCGGCCTGGCCAATACACCGGCATGTTTCCCATCGACGACAATGCGCGCTGGGAAAAGAACGCTGCGACACTCAAACAATTGCACAGCCTGCGAGAGCGCATCAAGGCGCTGGAGCAGGCCCTCAAAGCAGCATGA
- a CDS encoding OmpH family outer membrane protein, translating to MKSFSRHLSLALLLGTIAVAAPAQAQEFKAGFVNTDRIFREASTAKAAQAKLEQEFSRREKELLDLGNTLKTATEKFEREAPTLAESQRTTRQRQLVDQDRDFQRKRREFQEDLSARKNEELSQVLERANKVVKQVAEAEKYDVILQEAVYINPKHDITDKVIKALNAAAGAK from the coding sequence ATGAAATCCTTTTCCCGCCATCTCTCTTTGGCCCTGCTGCTTGGCACCATCGCCGTCGCAGCTCCTGCTCAAGCGCAAGAGTTCAAAGCCGGTTTTGTCAATACGGATCGTATCTTCCGCGAGGCCAGCACAGCCAAGGCTGCACAGGCCAAGTTGGAGCAGGAGTTCTCCCGCCGCGAGAAAGAATTGCTCGATCTGGGCAATACGCTCAAGACCGCGACGGAGAAGTTTGAGCGTGAAGCACCCACCTTGGCGGAAAGCCAGCGCACGACACGCCAGCGCCAGCTCGTGGACCAGGACCGCGACTTCCAGCGCAAGCGCCGTGAATTCCAGGAAGACCTGAGCGCGCGCAAGAACGAAGAGCTGTCCCAGGTGCTGGAGCGCGCCAACAAGGTGGTCAAACAAGTGGCTGAGGCTGAAAAGTACGATGTGATTCTGCAAGAGGCGGTCTACATCAACCCAAAGCATGACATCACCGACAAAGTGATCAAGGCGCTGAATGCCGCAGCTGGCGCTAAGTAG
- the bamA gene encoding outer membrane protein assembly factor BamA: MKKHINRLGVRTASAVAAMVFAANAAWALEPFKVQDIRVEGLQRVEPGTVFASMPLRVGDDYNDEKGAAAIRALFGLGLFKDVRLEASGSVLVVVVEERPTIADVDFAGAREFDKDALKKAMRDVGLTEGRPYDKALADRAEQELKRQYINKSLYGAEVVTTVTPIERNRVNLTFTVVEGEPARIKEVRLVGNKAFSESTLKGLFDQDTGGWLSWYTKSDRYSRAKLNADLETLRSYYLQRGYVEFRVDSTQVAISPDKQDISITVNVTEGERYVVSGVKLEGNYLDREDEFKSLVTIRPGEPYNADQVTETTKAFSEYFARFGFAFARVEAVPEIDRENNRVAFVVQAEPARRAYVRRINVSGNNRTRDEVIRREFRQYEASWYDGDKIRLSRDRVDRLGFFTEVNVETQEVAGSPDQVDLVINVAEKPTGSLQLGVGFSSAEKASLSFGIKQENIFGSGNYLGIDVNTSKYRRTLVFSTTNPYFTPEGISRTLDVYYRTDKPYEDQGGNYQLVTTGTSVRFGVPFSETDTVFFGGGLEQTKIKPGTNIPATYLYYADKFGYSSTSIPLTVGWSRDDRDSALAPNSGRYQRLNSEWSVAGDARYVRANYQYQQYIPLNKRFTIAFNGEAGIGKGMNGRPFPVFKNFYSGGLGSVRGFDQGTLGPRDVTGASLGGPKKVTLNTELIAPFPGAGNDRTLRVFTFLDVGNVYGENEKVSFSDMRASVGLGLSWISPLGPLRLAFAQPVRKFAGDRIQKLQFQIGTSF; this comes from the coding sequence ATGAAAAAACACATCAATCGCCTAGGCGTGCGTACCGCATCGGCCGTTGCAGCCATGGTTTTTGCCGCCAATGCGGCTTGGGCTCTGGAGCCTTTCAAGGTGCAGGACATTCGCGTGGAAGGCCTGCAGCGGGTGGAGCCAGGCACCGTGTTTGCGTCCATGCCCTTGCGGGTGGGTGACGACTACAACGATGAAAAAGGTGCTGCCGCTATTCGAGCCCTTTTCGGTCTCGGCCTCTTCAAGGATGTGCGTCTCGAAGCCAGTGGCAGCGTGCTGGTGGTCGTGGTGGAAGAGCGCCCGACCATTGCCGATGTGGACTTTGCAGGTGCCCGCGAATTTGACAAAGACGCGCTCAAGAAGGCTATGCGTGATGTGGGTCTGACGGAGGGACGCCCTTACGACAAGGCCCTGGCAGATCGTGCTGAGCAGGAACTCAAGCGCCAGTACATCAACAAGAGTCTCTATGGTGCCGAGGTGGTGACCACGGTGACGCCCATTGAGCGCAACCGCGTGAACCTGACCTTCACTGTGGTCGAAGGTGAGCCGGCACGTATCAAGGAAGTGCGTCTTGTGGGCAACAAGGCTTTCAGTGAGTCAACGCTCAAGGGCCTTTTTGATCAGGACACGGGTGGCTGGCTGAGCTGGTATACGAAGTCAGACCGTTACTCCCGGGCAAAGCTCAATGCTGACCTGGAGACGCTGCGTTCGTATTACCTGCAACGGGGTTACGTGGAGTTCCGTGTGGACTCCACGCAGGTGGCGATTTCGCCGGACAAGCAGGATATTTCGATCACGGTCAACGTCACCGAGGGTGAGCGTTATGTCGTGTCGGGCGTCAAGCTGGAGGGCAACTACCTCGACCGCGAGGACGAGTTCAAGTCGCTTGTCACGATCCGCCCAGGCGAGCCTTACAACGCCGACCAGGTGACAGAAACCACCAAGGCGTTTTCCGAGTATTTCGCCCGTTTTGGCTTTGCGTTTGCACGTGTCGAAGCCGTGCCAGAGATCGACCGCGAAAACAACCGTGTGGCCTTTGTGGTGCAGGCGGAGCCAGCGCGCCGTGCCTACGTGCGCCGCATCAACGTCAGTGGCAACAACCGCACGCGGGATGAAGTGATCCGGCGTGAATTTCGCCAGTACGAGGCCTCCTGGTACGACGGTGACAAGATTCGGCTGTCCCGCGACCGCGTGGACCGCCTGGGCTTCTTCACCGAGGTCAATGTAGAGACCCAGGAGGTCGCGGGTTCGCCAGACCAGGTGGATCTGGTGATCAACGTGGCTGAAAAGCCCACGGGTTCTCTGCAACTGGGGGTGGGGTTCTCCAGTGCTGAAAAAGCATCGCTTTCGTTTGGTATCAAGCAGGAGAACATTTTCGGCTCCGGCAACTATCTTGGTATCGACGTCAACACCAGCAAGTACCGCCGGACCCTGGTGTTCAGCACCACCAACCCCTACTTCACGCCTGAAGGAATCTCGCGGACGCTGGACGTTTACTACCGCACGGACAAGCCCTACGAGGATCAGGGTGGCAACTATCAGTTGGTCACCACGGGTACTTCTGTGCGATTCGGGGTGCCTTTCAGTGAAACCGATACGGTGTTTTTTGGCGGTGGGCTGGAGCAGACCAAGATCAAGCCCGGAACGAACATCCCCGCCACCTATCTTTACTATGCCGACAAATTCGGCTACAGCAGCACATCCATTCCTCTGACGGTCGGTTGGTCACGGGATGATAGGGACAGTGCACTGGCACCCAATTCGGGTCGTTACCAGCGCCTCAACTCCGAATGGTCGGTGGCAGGGGATGCGCGTTATGTGCGTGCCAACTATCAGTACCAGCAGTACATCCCTCTCAACAAGCGCTTCACGATTGCCTTCAATGGCGAAGCGGGCATTGGCAAGGGGATGAATGGTCGGCCGTTCCCGGTGTTCAAGAATTTCTATTCGGGTGGACTGGGCTCCGTGCGTGGTTTTGACCAAGGCACGCTGGGACCACGCGATGTGACGGGGGCTTCATTGGGCGGCCCCAAGAAGGTCACGCTGAATACGGAGCTGATTGCTCCCTTTCCAGGCGCTGGCAACGATCGGACCTTGCGTGTCTTTACTTTCCTCGACGTGGGCAATGTGTATGGGGAGAACGAAAAAGTGAGCTTCAGTGACATGCGTGCGTCCGTGGGCCTGGGTTTGAGCTGGATTTCTCCGCTCGGCCCCCTGCGTCTGGCGTTTGCGCAGCCGGTGCGCAAGTTTGCCGGCGATAGAATCCAGAAACTGCAATTCCAGATTGGAACGTCTTTCTAA
- the rseP gene encoding RIP metalloprotease RseP yields the protein MLLTIVAFVVALGLLIAVHEYGHYRVAVACGVKVLRFSVGFGYPLLRWQPKGSSTEFVLGAFPLGGYVRMLDEREAPVLPEERHLAFNTQPLRSRAAIVAAGPVANLLLAVLLYSIVNWNGVEEPRALLASPVAGSVAQSAGLRGGELVERAALGSDDLEPVRSFEDLRWLLTRGALEGQAVRLDVKPQAGSAHREILLDLSKIDSREADAQLFRKIGILGPWTRPVLGEVMPDGAAARAGLREGDVVLKMGTTDVVDGQQLRELIRQSMRGGEPLAQAWRIDRAGQSITLDVLPEAKPEMGATVGRIGAYVGAAPEFVTVEYGLLEGAWGGLVKTWDVSILTLRMMGRMVIGEASLKNLSGPLTIADYAGRSASMGLTQYLVFLALISVSLGVLNLLPLPVLDGGHLMYYLWEGVTGRGVSDAWMERLQRGGVAVLLLMMSIALFNDITRLFG from the coding sequence ATGTTGCTGACCATCGTTGCCTTTGTCGTGGCCCTTGGCCTTCTGATCGCGGTGCACGAATATGGGCATTACCGGGTGGCCGTGGCGTGTGGCGTGAAGGTGTTGCGGTTTTCGGTGGGGTTTGGTTATCCTCTGCTGCGCTGGCAGCCCAAGGGCTCTTCCACGGAGTTTGTGTTGGGCGCTTTTCCCTTGGGGGGCTATGTGCGCATGCTGGACGAGCGGGAGGCCCCCGTTTTGCCCGAAGAGCGCCATCTGGCCTTTAACACCCAGCCCTTGCGATCGAGGGCTGCTATTGTGGCTGCGGGGCCTGTGGCGAACCTGCTGCTGGCTGTTTTGCTGTACTCCATCGTCAACTGGAACGGGGTGGAAGAGCCCCGTGCCCTGCTGGCCAGTCCGGTGGCGGGCTCGGTGGCGCAGAGTGCGGGGCTGCGGGGCGGCGAGTTGGTCGAGCGTGCCGCGCTGGGCTCGGACGACCTGGAGCCTGTTCGTTCTTTTGAAGACCTGCGTTGGTTGCTCACGCGAGGGGCACTCGAAGGGCAAGCTGTGCGCCTGGATGTGAAGCCTCAAGCGGGCTCCGCACACCGGGAAATCCTGCTGGACCTGTCGAAGATCGACAGCCGTGAGGCAGACGCACAGCTCTTTCGCAAGATTGGCATTCTGGGCCCGTGGACGCGCCCGGTTTTGGGGGAGGTCATGCCCGATGGGGCCGCTGCCCGTGCTGGCTTGCGCGAGGGCGATGTGGTGCTCAAGATGGGCACCACCGATGTAGTGGATGGACAGCAACTTCGTGAGCTGATCCGCCAGTCCATGCGGGGCGGTGAACCCTTGGCACAGGCTTGGCGAATTGATCGGGCGGGGCAGTCGATCACGCTTGACGTGCTGCCGGAGGCCAAGCCGGAGATGGGTGCAACCGTGGGGCGGATTGGTGCCTACGTGGGGGCTGCCCCCGAATTCGTGACGGTTGAATACGGTTTGCTGGAGGGCGCCTGGGGCGGTCTGGTCAAGACATGGGATGTGTCTATCCTCACGCTTCGCATGATGGGGCGCATGGTCATTGGCGAGGCCTCCCTCAAGAATCTGAGTGGCCCTTTGACGATTGCCGACTACGCCGGGCGCTCAGCCAGCATGGGCCTGACCCAGTATCTTGTTTTCCTGGCGCTCATCAGTGTGAGTCTGGGCGTGCTCAACCTGCTGCCGCTGCCCGTCTTGGACGGGGGGCACCTGATGTATTATCTTTGGGAGGGTGTCACGGGCAGGGGCGTGTCGGACGCATGGATGGAGCGATTGCAACGTGGAGGCGTTGCGGTCCTGCTTCTCATGATGTCCATAGCCCTGTTCAACGATATCACCCGGCTCTTTGGCTAA